A genomic window from Bradyrhizobium lupini includes:
- a CDS encoding ATP-binding protein: MGVLLSHLIPTGKEAPTSISRRAARRPLILVFIAAAMPLALFAGWVVFLNAQQQRRGSQAAAVETLDSVVNRLASEISLQLEIAETVAASATLDKPDLDAFYREATRVNEARPLWQTIQLVDPDGNQVLDVSRPLGDGMRATADRENFEQILKTRKPAIGGIGPRGPITGKRVVAVRAPVERDGQLKFVLTVALVPDAISQILKSAGAPAGWVGFVVDAKGNIVARTFGEQSELGQSASATVRQAIASAPEGSYVKTTPAGEQVDSIYKVIPGTSGWSVHFGIPTQELNGPVQRSAIFLAGGGVLSFVLALTLAWYTIRDISLRRREQEAQAALALSASEERRRLTIDAADLGVFSCDFATREAIVSPRAREMLRIDGSRSEGDTILPIDRILSCIDPADQRNFEASLLSCRSGNVAIADFRTAPPHSRWLRASGRLSRIDDKNLDVVYGVILDIDETKRAELERQQLLRRLSEAEENERRRIARELHDQIGQTVTGLLLGLKNLEPLLGTSPKRKLGLERLNWLQGLARGIGRDIHQIASDLRPTALDDLGLYKALEAFCAEIRRRFGISVDFQPLGRRDRLGQDVEIAVYRAVQEAVNNVVKHAQARNVSVVIDRRTTELRIVVEDDGNGFDFQEFSQGESRHAKLGLSVIEERLTLLGGSLAIESEPGHGTSLFMRIPVPIEEMGYVPDPDHVD; encoded by the coding sequence GTGGGCGTTTTGCTGTCTCATTTGATACCCACCGGCAAGGAGGCCCCCACCTCAATCTCCCGGCGCGCAGCCCGCCGCCCCTTGATCCTCGTCTTCATCGCGGCAGCGATGCCTCTTGCGCTTTTTGCGGGTTGGGTCGTTTTCCTGAACGCGCAGCAGCAGCGCAGGGGCTCTCAGGCTGCCGCCGTGGAGACGCTCGACAGCGTCGTCAACCGGCTTGCCTCCGAAATCAGTCTCCAGCTCGAGATCGCCGAGACCGTCGCGGCGTCCGCAACACTCGACAAGCCGGACCTTGACGCGTTCTATCGCGAAGCGACGCGTGTCAACGAAGCACGTCCTCTTTGGCAGACGATTCAGCTCGTCGATCCTGATGGGAATCAGGTGCTTGATGTCAGCCGTCCACTCGGAGATGGGATGCGCGCCACCGCCGACCGAGAGAATTTCGAACAGATCCTGAAAACGAGAAAGCCGGCGATCGGCGGAATTGGGCCACGTGGTCCCATCACCGGCAAACGCGTGGTGGCCGTCAGGGCCCCTGTAGAGCGCGATGGGCAATTGAAGTTTGTACTCACGGTGGCCCTGGTGCCTGATGCAATAAGCCAGATTTTGAAGAGCGCAGGAGCCCCGGCCGGCTGGGTCGGTTTCGTGGTCGATGCCAAGGGGAACATCGTCGCCCGCACCTTCGGTGAACAATCCGAACTCGGACAATCTGCCAGCGCTACGGTCCGCCAGGCGATAGCCTCAGCGCCAGAAGGAAGCTACGTCAAAACCACGCCTGCCGGCGAACAAGTCGACTCGATCTACAAAGTCATCCCCGGAACCAGCGGATGGTCGGTCCATTTCGGAATACCGACGCAGGAACTGAATGGTCCCGTCCAGCGCTCAGCCATTTTCCTAGCCGGGGGTGGGGTATTGAGCTTCGTGTTGGCTCTGACTTTGGCCTGGTACACCATACGCGACATTTCGCTTCGCCGGCGCGAGCAAGAAGCGCAGGCAGCATTGGCACTCAGCGCAAGTGAAGAGCGACGGAGGCTGACGATTGATGCCGCAGATCTCGGCGTGTTCAGCTGTGATTTTGCGACCAGAGAAGCGATCGTGTCGCCCCGCGCCCGAGAGATGCTCCGGATAGACGGTTCGCGCTCCGAAGGAGATACGATCCTTCCGATCGATCGGATACTGAGCTGTATTGATCCCGCCGACCAGCGGAACTTTGAGGCTTCCTTGCTGAGTTGCCGTTCGGGAAACGTGGCGATTGCTGATTTCCGGACCGCTCCCCCTCACAGCCGGTGGCTGCGGGCCAGCGGGCGGCTGTCTCGCATCGATGATAAGAACTTGGACGTCGTGTATGGCGTCATTCTGGATATCGACGAGACCAAGCGAGCCGAGCTGGAGCGACAGCAACTGCTTCGACGTCTTTCCGAAGCGGAAGAAAATGAACGCCGTAGAATCGCAAGAGAGCTTCACGATCAGATCGGCCAGACGGTCACAGGTCTACTTCTCGGTCTGAAGAACCTGGAGCCGCTTCTGGGCACGAGCCCCAAACGCAAGCTCGGATTGGAGAGGCTCAATTGGCTGCAAGGACTCGCGAGAGGAATTGGGCGCGATATCCATCAAATCGCCTCTGACCTGCGCCCGACCGCCCTTGATGACCTGGGACTTTACAAGGCGCTGGAGGCATTCTGCGCGGAGATCCGGCGCCGGTTCGGGATCAGCGTTGATTTTCAGCCTCTGGGCAGAAGAGATCGTCTCGGCCAGGACGTCGAAATCGCGGTTTACCGCGCCGTCCAGGAGGCCGTGAACAACGTGGTCAAACACGCGCAAGCTCGAAACGTCAGCGTGGTCATCGACCGACGCACAACGGAGCTTAGGATCGTCGTCGAAGACGACGGGAACGGCTTCGACTTTCAGGAATTCTCGCAGGGTGAGAGCCGCCACGCAAAATTGGGCCTGTCCGTCATCGAGGAGCGCCTCACGCTGCTCGGTGGATCTTTGGCGATTGAATCTGAACCCGGCCACGGCACCTCTCTTTTCATGAGAATACCGGTGCCAATAGAGGAGATGGGCTATGTGCCCGATCCGGATCACGTTGACTGA
- a CDS encoding gluconate 2-dehydrogenase subunit 3 family protein: MANTERAASPGLNRRALLTAGIVAGSSLAISSGSATADTISQQVPWAPGEANNPAPVATGGYQFFTQDEVAWVDAVVSRLIPKDELGPGARELGVTVFIDRQLAGAYGRAERWYMGGPWAKGTETQGYQSRMAPAQLYRAAIKAVDGYCRNGFGGKAFVDLGAEQQDKVLGDLEEGKAKLEQVDGKAFFKQLLLNTQEGFFADPLYGGNKNMAAWKMIGFPGARYDYRDFVSKHGQRYPLPPVSLYGRPHWTPKG; the protein is encoded by the coding sequence ATGGCGAACACAGAACGAGCCGCGAGTCCTGGCCTCAACCGCCGCGCGCTACTCACTGCGGGAATTGTCGCCGGATCCTCCCTGGCGATTTCTTCCGGCAGCGCAACGGCTGACACAATCTCGCAGCAGGTCCCCTGGGCGCCGGGCGAAGCCAACAACCCGGCGCCAGTTGCCACGGGCGGCTATCAGTTTTTCACCCAAGACGAAGTTGCCTGGGTGGATGCGGTTGTTTCCCGATTGATACCCAAGGACGAGCTAGGACCGGGCGCGCGTGAGCTTGGCGTCACGGTCTTCATCGACCGGCAGCTTGCAGGAGCGTACGGGCGAGCCGAACGCTGGTACATGGGTGGCCCTTGGGCAAAGGGCACGGAAACTCAGGGCTATCAATCACGGATGGCGCCAGCCCAATTGTATCGAGCCGCGATCAAAGCCGTCGATGGCTATTGCCGAAACGGGTTCGGTGGAAAGGCTTTCGTGGACCTCGGCGCGGAGCAGCAGGACAAGGTGCTCGGCGACCTCGAGGAGGGAAAAGCAAAGCTCGAGCAGGTCGACGGGAAGGCATTCTTCAAGCAGCTCCTCCTCAATACCCAGGAAGGATTCTTCGCAGATCCCTTGTACGGCGGAAACAAGAATATGGCAGCCTGGAAGATGATCGGCTTTCCGGGCGCGCGATACGATTACCGTGACTTCGTCAGTAAGCACGGCCAGCGCTACCCATTACCGCCGGTGTCACTCTATGGCCGTCCCCATTGGACTCCGAAAGGATAG
- a CDS encoding GMC family oxidoreductase codes for MATKLPPVDALLVGFGWTGALLGQELSDAGLNVLALERGGWRDTTTDFATTFIQDELRYYYRHALFQEPARETLSFRNSRSETALPMRQLGSFLPGTGVGGAGIHWNGQNWRFLPSDFLARSHNTDRYGAAAIPQDMTIQDWGVTYDDLEPYFDKWEYLCGISGKAGNIKGQIQPGGNPFEGPRTREYPNPPMEMTYGPTLFAQAANDVGLKPFPAPSANMSRAYTNPLGVQLGPCTYCGFCEKFGCGNYSKASPQTTILPVLLRKKNFALKTECEVIKINLDSDRKRAVSVTYVDTQGEEYEQPADLIVLSAFVLHNVHLLLLSGIGTPYDPSTGAGTLGKNYAYQIVSSVDVFYDDKILNPFIGAGALGMVVDEFNGDNFDHSNLGFLGGGYIACWNTNGRPIETHLVPDGTPKWGAKWKRAVVRDYLRSMSVATHGAVMSHRGNYLDLDPTYRDFLGRPLMRMTFDYTDNEHRMSDFLTGKAEQIARAMKPREIRSNPRKGHYDITPYQTTHNTGGAIMGSNPRDSVLNRYLQHWDVSRSFCDGVVHFPAEPWLQSDRYCCRAGAVVRAGHQNAVPQESRPVGSGVRRSGRCHPVL; via the coding sequence ATGGCTACCAAGCTCCCTCCCGTGGATGCGCTCCTCGTTGGGTTCGGCTGGACCGGCGCGCTGCTCGGCCAGGAACTGAGTGATGCCGGGCTGAACGTCTTGGCACTTGAGCGCGGTGGCTGGCGGGATACGACGACCGACTTTGCCACAACGTTCATTCAAGACGAGCTCCGCTATTACTATCGCCATGCACTCTTCCAAGAGCCTGCGCGTGAGACGCTGAGCTTCCGAAACTCGAGGAGCGAGACCGCTCTACCAATGCGCCAACTCGGCTCCTTTCTCCCAGGGACGGGCGTGGGCGGGGCGGGAATTCATTGGAATGGACAGAACTGGCGTTTCCTGCCGAGCGATTTCCTCGCCCGGAGCCACAACACGGATCGCTACGGCGCGGCAGCAATACCACAGGACATGACTATCCAGGATTGGGGCGTCACGTATGACGACCTGGAGCCGTACTTCGACAAATGGGAGTACCTCTGCGGCATCTCGGGCAAGGCAGGGAATATCAAAGGTCAAATCCAGCCCGGCGGAAACCCGTTCGAAGGCCCGCGGACCAGAGAGTATCCCAATCCTCCCATGGAGATGACGTACGGCCCGACACTCTTCGCGCAGGCCGCGAATGACGTCGGCCTAAAGCCTTTCCCGGCTCCCTCCGCCAACATGTCTCGCGCTTATACCAATCCACTCGGGGTGCAGCTCGGCCCATGCACCTATTGCGGGTTCTGCGAGAAGTTCGGCTGCGGGAATTACTCCAAGGCAAGCCCGCAAACGACGATTCTGCCGGTTCTGCTTCGCAAGAAGAACTTTGCGCTCAAGACGGAGTGCGAGGTCATCAAGATCAACCTCGACAGCGACAGGAAACGGGCGGTCAGCGTCACATATGTCGATACCCAAGGTGAAGAGTACGAGCAGCCAGCTGATTTGATCGTTCTCAGCGCGTTCGTTCTGCACAACGTGCATCTGCTGCTGCTATCGGGGATCGGCACACCGTACGACCCGAGCACTGGAGCAGGTACGCTCGGCAAGAACTACGCCTACCAGATCGTGTCCAGTGTCGACGTATTCTACGACGACAAGATACTGAACCCGTTCATCGGCGCCGGCGCGCTGGGAATGGTCGTTGACGAATTCAACGGAGACAACTTCGATCATTCCAATCTCGGGTTTTTAGGAGGCGGCTATATCGCCTGCTGGAACACGAACGGGCGGCCGATCGAGACCCATTTGGTGCCTGACGGGACTCCGAAATGGGGCGCCAAATGGAAGAGGGCGGTCGTCCGGGACTACCTCAGGTCGATGTCCGTCGCCACGCATGGCGCCGTCATGAGCCATCGAGGAAACTACCTCGATCTCGACCCGACATACCGCGATTTCCTGGGCAGGCCGTTGATGCGGATGACCTTCGACTACACCGACAACGAGCACAGAATGTCGGATTTTCTGACCGGCAAGGCAGAGCAGATCGCCCGGGCCATGAAGCCGCGGGAGATCAGGAGCAATCCCCGTAAGGGACATTACGACATCACGCCATACCAGACGACGCACAACACCGGCGGTGCGATCATGGGTTCGAACCCGCGGGACAGCGTTCTCAACCGCTACCTGCAACATTGGGACGTTTCGAGATCTTTTTGTGATGGGGTCGTCCACTTTCCCGCAGAACCCTGGCTACAATCCGACAGGTACTGTTGCCGCGCTGGCGCTGTGGTCCGCGCAGGCCATCAGAACGCAGTACCTCAAGAATCCCGGCCCGTTGGTTCAGGCGTAAGGAGATCGGGAAGATGTCATCCAGTGCTCTGA
- a CDS encoding cytochrome c: MSSSALKLVLLASSCAFACFASPARCEQLSFGQVERGRYLAAAGDCEACHTAPGGKPFAGGRAIPTPFGTIYSANITPDRKTGIGTWSDDQFYGALHQGIAADGSYLYPAFPYPWYTKVTREDSDALHAFLSSLEPASKSLPPNDLVWPLNDRFVMRGWNELFFRAGTFKPDDQKSPEWNRGAYLVEGLGHCGACHTPTNVLGSAEKQSALRGGKLQDWYAPNLTADVRSGLGQWSIDEIVTFLKTGRNDRTVAYGPMSEVITFSTSKLNDDDLKAMATYLKDIPAATEDDKVAEPDPKAMAAGGALYVDNCSGCHQAEGQGVSAMFPRLQGSSAVQDRDPTTIIRLILNGAHAATTDARPTQVSMPAFDWKLSDQQIADLATYVRNAWGNSATQVAASQVGELRRSTPQELSGR, from the coding sequence ATGTCATCCAGTGCTCTGAAACTCGTATTGCTTGCTTCTTCCTGCGCCTTTGCTTGTTTCGCTTCGCCCGCTCGCTGCGAGCAGTTGTCCTTCGGCCAAGTAGAAAGAGGACGCTATCTGGCCGCGGCCGGAGACTGCGAGGCCTGCCACACGGCACCCGGAGGCAAGCCATTTGCGGGCGGCCGCGCGATTCCGACCCCGTTCGGCACGATCTACTCGGCGAACATCACGCCGGACCGAAAGACCGGGATCGGCACTTGGTCCGATGATCAGTTCTATGGGGCGCTACATCAGGGAATTGCTGCGGATGGAAGCTATCTCTACCCCGCGTTCCCATATCCCTGGTACACCAAGGTGACGCGCGAGGATTCAGATGCGCTCCACGCCTTCTTGAGCTCGCTTGAGCCGGCATCAAAGTCCCTTCCGCCGAACGATCTTGTTTGGCCGCTGAATGACCGGTTCGTCATGAGGGGGTGGAACGAACTGTTCTTCCGGGCAGGAACATTCAAGCCGGACGACCAAAAGTCGCCCGAATGGAATCGCGGAGCATATCTGGTCGAGGGCTTGGGACATTGTGGCGCCTGCCACACGCCCACCAATGTTCTGGGCTCCGCAGAGAAGCAGTCCGCCTTGCGCGGCGGCAAGCTGCAGGATTGGTACGCCCCGAATTTGACGGCCGACGTTCGGTCGGGGTTGGGGCAATGGAGCATCGACGAGATCGTCACGTTTCTCAAGACAGGCCGGAACGACCGAACCGTCGCTTACGGTCCCATGTCGGAGGTGATCACCTTCTCGACCTCGAAGCTGAACGATGACGATCTCAAGGCTATGGCGACTTACCTCAAGGATATTCCAGCAGCTACCGAGGACGACAAGGTTGCTGAGCCAGATCCGAAAGCTATGGCCGCCGGCGGAGCGCTCTATGTCGACAATTGTTCGGGATGCCACCAGGCCGAAGGCCAGGGCGTGTCGGCTATGTTTCCGCGGCTTCAGGGAAGCAGCGCCGTACAGGACCGGGACCCGACCACTATCATCAGGTTGATCCTGAATGGTGCGCACGCGGCGACGACTGATGCCCGGCCGACGCAGGTATCGATGCCGGCCTTCGACTGGAAGCTTTCGGACCAGCAGATTGCAGACCTCGCTACTTACGTCAGGAACGCTTGGGGCAATTCAGCAACTCAAGTAGCCGCATCCCAGGTGGGAGAGTTGCGTCGTTCAACTCCCCAGGAGCTCAGTGGCCGATAG
- a CDS encoding peptidoglycan-binding protein translates to MAVVDLPPDDIRVIQRVLIERGILHGEADGIWGPETREAITVYQRQQGIAVTGSIDMRTVSSLGVSGRLSQQASQSIQSQSSTGAQTSTGTQTLMGTQTSTGQGQSGTGTAQGQTSQPSNQQNATSQTPSQNSGQAQNQPSSTGQSSPSPSGTTGQSPSQSGSSSTANQPSANQPSANESSSPGSSGSGPSKK, encoded by the coding sequence ATGGCGGTGGTCGATCTTCCGCCGGACGACATCCGCGTCATCCAGCGCGTGTTGATCGAGCGCGGTATCCTGCATGGTGAAGCCGACGGCATCTGGGGTCCGGAAACCCGTGAGGCAATCACGGTGTATCAGCGTCAGCAGGGAATCGCGGTGACCGGCAGCATCGACATGCGCACTGTGTCGTCGCTCGGCGTCTCCGGCCGGCTGAGCCAGCAGGCGAGCCAGAGCATCCAGTCGCAGTCGTCGACCGGGGCTCAGACCTCGACCGGCACCCAGACTCTGATGGGCACTCAGACCTCGACAGGTCAGGGCCAGAGCGGCACCGGTACCGCTCAGGGCCAGACCAGCCAGCCGTCGAACCAGCAGAACGCGACCAGTCAGACGCCGAGCCAGAACTCGGGTCAGGCGCAGAACCAGCCGTCTTCGACGGGGCAGAGCTCACCCAGTCCGTCGGGTACGACGGGTCAGTCGCCATCGCAAAGCGGAAGCTCGTCGACGGCCAACCAGCCGAGCGCAAACCAGCCGAGCGCGAACGAGAGCAGCTCTCCTGGTTCGTCGGGCTCAGGTCCGAGCAAGAAGTGA
- the cax gene encoding calcium/proton exchanger → MLLLLMAVIPLSLGTAYMAAPPALRFVTSAAAIAVLAEWIRRGTEQLARHAGPTIGGLIMVTFGSVAELVLALFILASGETAVVQAQITGSIIGTSLFGLGIAILIGGLSRQRQTFNPAKAGLLSTLLILSVIALLLPAVFDYTGRQDHLHNIGLTDEELSLGASLVLLLLYAGNIVYTLITHRDAFADEEAEGDPAWGLALSIGIIVGCTAIIAIEAEILSDVLTQTATALSISPTFLGVIVLALVGTSADIFAASWFAHRDNMTAALNICVGSAIQLVLVVAPLLVLISAFMAKPMSLVFGNPLYLFAIASTAFIVNAIARDGETTWFEGLLLVGVYLLFGLGFFFIGPG, encoded by the coding sequence GTGCTCCTCCTGCTGATGGCTGTGATCCCACTCTCACTCGGCACTGCCTACATGGCCGCGCCGCCGGCGCTGCGGTTTGTGACCAGCGCCGCGGCGATTGCTGTTCTGGCGGAGTGGATCCGACGCGGGACGGAGCAGCTCGCGCGGCACGCAGGACCTACCATCGGCGGCCTGATCATGGTTACGTTCGGCAGCGTCGCGGAACTGGTGTTGGCTCTATTCATACTTGCGAGCGGCGAAACGGCCGTCGTTCAGGCCCAGATCACCGGCTCGATCATCGGCACGAGCCTTTTTGGCTTGGGGATTGCGATCCTGATAGGCGGCCTGTCGCGGCAGCGGCAGACATTTAACCCAGCCAAGGCCGGGCTGCTTTCGACGTTGCTGATTCTATCAGTTATCGCACTGCTTTTGCCGGCGGTGTTCGACTATACGGGTCGGCAGGATCACTTGCACAACATCGGACTTACCGATGAGGAGCTGAGCCTAGGTGCATCGTTAGTCTTGCTTCTGCTCTATGCAGGAAACATCGTCTACACACTGATCACTCATCGAGACGCCTTCGCCGACGAAGAAGCTGAGGGCGATCCTGCGTGGGGTCTGGCATTATCGATCGGCATCATAGTTGGCTGCACCGCGATAATCGCGATCGAAGCCGAAATCCTCTCTGACGTGCTGACCCAGACGGCCACAGCGCTCAGCATCTCGCCGACTTTCCTTGGCGTGATCGTACTGGCCCTCGTCGGGACAAGCGCCGACATCTTCGCGGCGAGTTGGTTCGCTCACCGCGATAACATGACGGCCGCGTTGAACATCTGCGTTGGATCCGCCATCCAACTCGTGCTGGTGGTCGCGCCGCTGTTGGTCCTTATCTCGGCGTTCATGGCAAAGCCCATGAGCCTGGTGTTCGGCAATCCGCTCTATCTGTTTGCAATCGCGAGCACGGCATTCATCGTGAACGCGATCGCACGCGACGGCGAGACCACCTGGTTCGAGGGCCTGCTTCTGGTGGGCGTGTATTTGCTATTCGGGCTCGGTTTCTTCTTCATTGGTCCAGGGTGA
- a CDS encoding AI-2E family transporter, producing the protein MDSGEFTKRVAIAVTIATVPFLLWYLRSVLLVAVGATLLSVVLDLLSRPLRWCRIPRAGSVGLAVLLLFGSLGATAYMFGTTLSSEMEDVLKRADIAAKTIADALQNSAWGVSLLQHVDASQLSLTSWAGNIASVSSSVFASLVVMIAMGAYMAAQPGVYRKEVRKLLPRRWASPLEAAAKHVVHSLQLWSIGQAIQMVLVGVLTTAAVWLIGLPSPLALGVIAALAEFIPYAGPFIAAVPALLVATAQGWSTLLWTLLAYIAIQQIEGNVLLPIIQRRLIAVPPAMILFSILAVSSFFGMAGVIFAAPISVMIYAALETMAPKERTAHAGSGQTQATSRHQARDHF; encoded by the coding sequence ATGGACTCGGGCGAGTTCACCAAACGCGTCGCGATCGCGGTGACGATCGCGACCGTTCCGTTCCTGCTCTGGTATCTCCGGTCGGTGCTGCTGGTGGCCGTTGGCGCGACGCTCCTCTCCGTCGTCCTGGACCTTCTGTCCCGGCCGCTGCGCTGGTGCCGAATCCCGAGAGCCGGTTCAGTTGGGCTTGCCGTGCTTCTTCTGTTCGGATCGCTCGGTGCCACCGCCTATATGTTCGGCACCACGCTATCGAGCGAGATGGAAGACGTGCTGAAGCGCGCGGATATCGCAGCCAAAACAATCGCCGACGCCTTGCAGAATTCCGCTTGGGGGGTCTCGCTCCTGCAGCACGTGGATGCCAGCCAGCTCTCGCTCACAAGTTGGGCCGGCAACATCGCCAGCGTGAGCAGCAGCGTCTTCGCTTCCTTGGTGGTCATGATCGCAATGGGCGCGTACATGGCGGCTCAGCCAGGGGTATATCGAAAGGAAGTCCGCAAGTTGCTTCCTCGCAGATGGGCAAGCCCGCTAGAAGCGGCAGCCAAGCACGTCGTCCACTCACTACAGCTCTGGAGTATCGGGCAGGCCATCCAGATGGTACTCGTGGGAGTGCTCACGACAGCGGCAGTCTGGCTTATCGGCCTGCCATCTCCGCTCGCTCTGGGTGTCATCGCCGCGCTTGCCGAATTCATCCCGTACGCCGGCCCCTTCATTGCCGCGGTGCCTGCGCTGCTCGTCGCGACCGCGCAGGGTTGGTCCACGCTGCTTTGGACCCTGCTGGCCTACATTGCCATTCAGCAAATCGAGGGAAACGTGCTGCTCCCGATCATCCAACGGCGGCTCATCGCCGTTCCGCCGGCTATGATCTTGTTCAGCATCTTGGCCGTAAGCAGCTTTTTCGGGATGGCGGGCGTAATTTTCGCCGCGCCTATCAGCGTCATGATTTATGCCGCGCTGGAGACAATGGCTCCAAAGGAGAGAACTGCGCACGCTGGTTCAGGGCAAACGCAAGCCACTTCTCGTCATCAAGCGCGGGACCATTTCTAG
- a CDS encoding carbohydrate ABC transporter permease: protein MVITAFKPNSDLYNLGNNPFWFNQRPTLDHVIYLFDQTLFARWLLNSLIIGLCVVIITVITAVPAGYAMARMTSRKGEALGIAIFLTYLVPPTLLFLPLSRIIAELGLQNSMWSLVLVYPTFTIPFCSWLLMGFFKALPIEIEEAAIVDGCSLFGAFIKMAVPLSVPAILTVVIFTFTLTLQEFVYALTFISSSDQKPITLGVSTDLIRGDVFFWGEIMAGALIAAAPVAIAYNLFLDRFISGITGGAVK, encoded by the coding sequence ATGGTGATCACCGCATTCAAGCCGAACAGCGACCTCTATAATCTCGGCAACAACCCGTTCTGGTTCAACCAACGACCGACGCTCGACCATGTGATCTATCTCTTCGATCAGACATTGTTCGCGCGCTGGCTATTGAACTCGCTGATCATCGGCCTCTGCGTCGTCATAATAACGGTCATTACTGCCGTGCCTGCAGGCTATGCCATGGCCCGCATGACGAGTCGAAAGGGAGAAGCGCTAGGCATCGCGATTTTCCTGACTTATCTCGTCCCGCCGACTCTGCTGTTTCTGCCGCTGTCCCGTATCATTGCCGAACTTGGCCTTCAAAATTCGATGTGGTCGTTGGTGCTGGTCTATCCGACGTTCACAATCCCGTTCTGCTCGTGGCTGCTGATGGGGTTCTTCAAGGCGCTTCCAATCGAAATCGAGGAAGCAGCGATCGTCGACGGCTGTAGCCTCTTTGGCGCGTTCATCAAGATGGCAGTCCCCCTGTCAGTCCCAGCAATCCTGACGGTGGTGATATTCACTTTCACCTTGACCCTGCAGGAGTTCGTCTACGCGTTGACCTTCATCTCGTCGTCTGACCAGAAGCCGATCACGCTGGGCGTGTCGACGGACCTCATTCGCGGCGATGTATTTTTCTGGGGCGAGATCATGGCGGGTGCGCTGATCGCCGCCGCTCCGGTGGCGATCGCCTACAATCTGTTCCTAGATCGCTTCATTTCTGGCATCACCGGCGGCGCCGTCAAATAG
- a CDS encoding carbohydrate ABC transporter permease has translation MVVVAETLPRPATRFQFLLDRRDALEAVLIAPAILYVLLLVGLPLLLAIYYSVSAYTLYNPTWHFVGLANFEQIIKDPTFTHTLANTFIFTFGSQLLGLVLGKFGAFLLLRPFRGRKIVRALIILPFAVPVALATIAWRWMFDSLYSVITWTLIAMGLVERVNAPNWLGDPHLAMLCVIIINAWRFFPFAIVIFLAGITAVPQDVLDAATIDGAGFWRRNYQIILPMILPIVAIGLIFGIVFTFTDLSIVFLLTQGGPVGATSVLGFAGFQTGIVSGDISHGAAISLFMLPVLLVVVIFMLRFIRRREI, from the coding sequence ATGGTCGTTGTCGCTGAAACACTCCCCAGACCGGCAACACGATTTCAATTTCTGCTCGATCGGCGCGATGCGCTGGAAGCGGTCCTGATTGCACCGGCCATCCTCTACGTCCTTTTGCTCGTCGGGTTGCCGCTGCTGCTGGCGATCTACTACTCGGTCAGCGCCTACACTCTCTACAATCCCACGTGGCACTTTGTCGGGCTGGCGAACTTCGAGCAGATCATCAAAGACCCGACCTTCACCCACACTTTGGCCAACACCTTCATCTTCACTTTTGGATCCCAGCTGCTTGGGCTGGTGCTCGGAAAGTTCGGAGCCTTCCTGTTGCTACGGCCATTTCGCGGACGCAAAATCGTCAGAGCGCTAATCATCCTGCCGTTCGCCGTGCCCGTTGCGCTCGCCACGATTGCCTGGCGGTGGATGTTCGATTCGCTCTACAGCGTCATCACGTGGACGTTGATCGCCATGGGGCTCGTGGAACGCGTAAACGCGCCGAACTGGCTTGGCGATCCCCATCTGGCAATGCTGTGCGTGATCATCATCAATGCCTGGCGTTTCTTTCCGTTTGCCATCGTGATTTTTCTCGCCGGGATTACCGCGGTTCCGCAGGACGTACTTGATGCGGCAACGATCGACGGCGCCGGCTTCTGGCGGCGCAACTACCAGATCATCCTGCCCATGATTTTGCCAATCGTGGCGATCGGATTGATTTTCGGCATCGTGTTCACGTTTACGGATCTATCCATTGTATTTCTGCTGACCCAGGGCGGCCCGGTGGGGGCGACCTCCGTGCTGGGTTTTGCGGGCTTCCAGACCGGCATCGTCTCAGGTGACATTTCGCATGGCGCGGCCATCTCTCTGTTCATGCTGCCGGTGCTCCTGGTCGTCGTTATATTCATGCTCCGTTTCATTCGGCGGCGGGAGATCTGA